A single window of Archangium gephyra DNA harbors:
- a CDS encoding neutral/alkaline non-lysosomal ceramidase N-terminal domain-containing protein, which translates to MTSLPSIVLGLEEPPEELTVARVPPGRTLTDGVLRAGAARVDITPGFLTPTAGWSVSGHRMRAMWGRLHARVLVLDDGHGERVALIAADLHAGSRYLAERLAERTAALGLHIGRLFLTGTHTHSGPGNFYGSPFYDSFAQPKPGLDARGVAYLVEQLERSVREACEHLRPARVGHGVARLWGYSRNRSLRAARNNFAGLEDAAFRHEAEALGFPGGTPSDVPSELALEQVSVDPRVQVLWADEAQPPHRPIGAFGTFGVHAAMLALNHALGSADLFGVATHHAEHLMRRAEPGTEPILGLAAGTIGDSDPTLPGLSVDELKRQRHGRTRNLELAEKVGQELGQRLFEACGAARARAETAVRLSVHFDEPTIRDATLPDGTRLPYEAQVGGPTLGGSELGGGIPILFREGMRNTLGDADPQWPKEPPLLLESILADLFKYQPPALPLRLLKVGSVWLMGLPGEPTSWLGNRLGREMRQLGAREVMVAGVCGDYVGYLTTGREYERQHYEGSSTIWGRNTERWLVEHCRALAGSTAGRVPASEARFPVRWGGHEELSYPKPPMKDALPYWPRRPRFDEPRLFRGRLLLRGSWFAWAPQEARELGRGPWVQLEDAVTGEVLHSRGLPVDDQHQRFLLEFTDDEDHIDWRWSVMLEDWRHWVGRRVRFRPLGPRGVRVQPPPGAQWPERQLVADPPED; encoded by the coding sequence ATGACCAGCCTTCCTTCGATCGTGCTGGGCCTGGAGGAGCCACCCGAGGAGCTCACGGTCGCGCGCGTCCCGCCCGGGCGGACGCTCACCGATGGAGTCCTACGGGCCGGAGCCGCGCGGGTGGACATCACTCCCGGCTTCCTCACGCCCACGGCGGGCTGGTCGGTGTCCGGGCACAGGATGCGTGCGATGTGGGGACGGCTCCATGCGCGCGTGCTCGTGCTGGACGATGGCCACGGCGAGCGGGTGGCCCTCATCGCGGCGGACCTGCACGCCGGCTCGCGCTACCTCGCGGAGAGGCTCGCGGAGCGCACCGCGGCCCTGGGCCTGCACATCGGCCGGCTCTTCCTCACGGGCACGCACACGCACAGCGGGCCGGGCAACTTCTACGGCAGTCCGTTCTACGACTCCTTCGCGCAACCCAAGCCGGGGCTGGACGCGCGGGGGGTCGCGTACCTCGTGGAGCAGTTGGAGCGGAGTGTGCGCGAGGCCTGCGAGCATTTGCGCCCGGCGCGCGTCGGGCATGGCGTGGCCCGGCTCTGGGGGTACTCGCGCAACCGGAGCCTGAGGGCCGCCCGCAACAACTTCGCCGGCCTGGAGGACGCCGCGTTCCGCCACGAGGCGGAGGCGCTGGGCTTCCCCGGGGGCACGCCCTCCGACGTCCCCTCGGAGCTCGCACTCGAGCAGGTGAGCGTGGATCCACGCGTGCAGGTGCTCTGGGCCGACGAGGCCCAGCCGCCCCACCGGCCCATTGGTGCGTTTGGCACGTTCGGGGTGCACGCGGCGATGCTCGCCCTGAACCACGCCCTGGGAAGCGCGGACCTCTTCGGGGTGGCCACCCACCATGCCGAGCACCTGATGCGCCGTGCGGAGCCGGGTACCGAGCCGATCCTCGGGCTCGCCGCGGGCACGATTGGCGACTCGGACCCGACGCTGCCCGGCCTGTCGGTGGACGAGCTGAAGCGGCAGCGTCACGGCCGGACGCGGAACCTGGAGCTGGCGGAGAAGGTGGGCCAGGAGTTGGGTCAGCGCCTCTTCGAGGCCTGTGGCGCCGCACGTGCGCGGGCGGAGACGGCGGTGCGCCTCTCGGTCCACTTCGACGAGCCCACGATTCGCGACGCCACGCTGCCGGATGGGACGCGGCTGCCGTACGAGGCCCAGGTCGGGGGCCCCACGCTCGGCGGCTCGGAGCTGGGTGGAGGGATTCCCATTCTGTTCCGCGAGGGGATGAGGAACACGCTGGGCGATGCCGATCCGCAGTGGCCCAAGGAGCCTCCGCTCCTGCTGGAGAGCATCCTCGCGGACCTCTTCAAGTACCAGCCTCCGGCCCTGCCGCTGCGGCTGCTGAAGGTGGGGAGCGTGTGGCTGATGGGACTGCCGGGAGAGCCCACGTCCTGGCTGGGCAATCGCCTGGGCCGGGAGATGCGCCAGCTGGGGGCACGCGAGGTGATGGTCGCGGGCGTGTGTGGCGATTACGTGGGCTACCTCACCACCGGGCGCGAGTACGAGCGCCAGCACTACGAGGGCTCCAGCACGATCTGGGGAAGGAACACGGAGCGCTGGCTCGTCGAGCACTGCCGGGCCCTGGCGGGGAGCACAGCTGGCCGCGTCCCCGCGAGCGAAGCGCGCTTCCCGGTGAGGTGGGGCGGGCACGAGGAGCTCTCGTACCCGAAACCGCCCATGAAGGATGCCCTCCCCTATTGGCCTCGGCGGCCTCGTTTCGACGAGCCGCGGCTGTTCCGGGGACGCCTGCTGCTACGGGGGAGTTGGTTCGCCTGGGCGCCGCAGGAGGCCCGGGAGCTGGGGCGAGGGCCCTGGGTGCAGCTCGAGGACGCGGTCACGGGCGAGGTGCTGCACAGCCGCGGGCTCCCCGTGGATGACCAGCATCAGCGCTTCCTGCTGGAGTTCACCGACGACGAGGACCACATCGACTGGCGCTGGTCGGTGATGCTCGAGGACTGGAGGCACTGGGTGGGGCGGAGGGTGCGCTTCCGGCCCCTGGGTCCGCGAGGCGTCCGCGTGCAGCCGCCTCCGGGGGCCCAATGGCCCGAGCGCCAGCTGGTGGCGGACCCCCCGGAGGACTGA
- a CDS encoding DEAD/DEAH box helicase, translated as MPKALPQKSTSLPGKWLRHWLTRERLQQFAGEDVFSRGTQLAAKGRVLSWFAVPEVLHGEVRGRGGGHLPVSVSANEQGLLGNCPCSRFQPAVICQHAVALGLAVLEALHPEQGTEAPAGQEEAPPPAPEEVPAWLEAHHVTHLRSILASELDSLLPRGFALSRRLYLLEDYPVASILDGSRPLPEDWSEKDRDLYRRAAWLRARLEAHRVSMGLELERTRRGFPPPTDARLEPLVQLLQRERARVREHAVPRLLPDNERMLRFPENRPVAHVHESGYGRSGTHHLSEHFHQQCVRVDLPELLEGGEAAVSCLTCAVLGPARCIHALTAIDLLLAALGDSRREGENARLAERLFVAPGRALLAAMDKVGLGLRVRQESASATAQVSFRLEGFAEGEPRLRPYLHRPLKRGGLSKGTPVALRDEAEARAALVSPEEVEAFELCRLVARMQEPGDKRRLLVQALKLLEHHPRLVFETKLETPLRVRSAPLGFAIEEGEEAVEGLRVRPTFGGEPVSLRILHGLMVGRAPLPWLYVERELPRVTLVSASPEALAVLEPVAEYGGRLPASSRAALLQRLGGVEAAVPVSLPPSLEAREVPAVPGLLLRLRPTGGETLEGSLLVRPLPEAPPLVPGEGVDVVRGLRGTERVRARRNLEAERAEAAALLERLGLPVETHGHFTLEGPEAALGFLERLEPLMGPMLRVEWEERPWSVVRSPDAQGLKVEVHREHDWFGVRGGVELEGERVELAVLLDALRRGHRYVALAPGRWMRLTEALREQLTPLADLAHPSHGKWEVSAAAASTLDGLAEAGATVEAPPDWRHLAGRIREAQKMKVPVPAALKARLRDYQREGFVWMARLAAWGGGGCLADDMGLGKTLQALALLLHRAEVGPALVVAPTSVCFNWLREAARFAPSLKVQGYREAEREELLSGLGAGDVVVVSYTLLMREAERFSEVSFATLVLDEAQAVKNPDTARAKAVRALKAEARIALSGTPVENRLSELWSLYRLVFPGLLGSRESFRTRFAGPIERTKDPEARAALARVVRPFLLRRTKGEVARELPARVETVVPITLSEGERRLYEDTRLAALARLADAKGPKKRFEVLAALTRLRLAACHPRLVDGDSPLPSSKLERLVEVVEAVRAGGGRALVFSQFVKHLALVREALEARGVPLQYLDGQTPAAERETRVAAFQRGEGDVFLISLKAGGTGLNLTAADHVLHLDPWWNPAVEDQATDRAHRIGQTKPVTVTRLISEGTIEEAILALHEEKRDLANSLLSEADGAAALSTEQLLGLLRYGAEGEASAGDEHPARPARAQRGAAERGLSPG; from the coding sequence ATGCCGAAGGCATTACCGCAAAAGTCCACCTCCCTGCCCGGCAAGTGGCTGCGTCATTGGCTCACCCGGGAACGACTCCAACAGTTCGCGGGCGAGGACGTCTTCTCCCGGGGAACACAGCTGGCCGCCAAGGGGCGGGTGCTCTCCTGGTTCGCCGTGCCAGAGGTGCTGCACGGAGAGGTCCGCGGCCGGGGCGGGGGTCATCTCCCGGTGTCGGTGTCCGCGAACGAGCAGGGGCTGCTCGGCAACTGCCCGTGCTCCCGCTTCCAGCCCGCCGTCATCTGTCAGCATGCGGTGGCGCTCGGGCTGGCCGTCCTCGAGGCCCTCCATCCCGAGCAGGGGACGGAGGCTCCCGCCGGGCAGGAGGAGGCTCCGCCCCCCGCTCCCGAGGAGGTGCCGGCCTGGCTGGAGGCGCACCACGTCACCCACCTGCGCTCCATTCTCGCCTCGGAGCTGGACTCGCTGCTACCACGCGGGTTCGCCCTCTCCCGCCGGCTCTATCTCCTGGAGGATTACCCGGTCGCGTCCATCCTGGACGGGTCACGGCCGCTGCCCGAGGACTGGTCCGAGAAGGATCGCGACCTCTACAGGCGGGCCGCGTGGCTCCGGGCCCGCCTCGAGGCCCACCGGGTGAGCATGGGGTTGGAGCTGGAGCGGACCCGCCGCGGGTTTCCGCCCCCTACGGATGCGCGGCTCGAGCCCCTCGTGCAGTTGCTCCAGCGGGAGCGGGCCCGGGTCCGCGAGCACGCCGTTCCCCGCCTCCTGCCCGACAACGAGCGCATGCTCCGCTTCCCGGAGAATCGCCCGGTCGCGCACGTCCACGAGTCCGGCTATGGGCGCTCCGGGACGCATCATCTCTCGGAGCACTTCCATCAGCAGTGCGTGCGGGTGGATCTGCCCGAGCTCCTCGAAGGGGGGGAGGCCGCCGTCTCGTGCTTGACGTGCGCCGTGCTCGGGCCGGCGCGCTGCATTCACGCCCTCACCGCGATCGACCTGTTGCTCGCCGCGCTCGGGGACTCGCGGCGGGAGGGGGAGAACGCGCGGCTCGCCGAGCGGCTCTTCGTGGCGCCTGGCCGGGCGCTGCTGGCCGCCATGGACAAGGTGGGGCTCGGGCTCCGGGTCCGCCAGGAGTCCGCTTCCGCCACCGCCCAGGTCAGCTTCCGCCTGGAGGGCTTCGCCGAGGGGGAGCCTCGCCTGCGGCCCTACCTCCACCGGCCGCTGAAGCGCGGCGGCCTGTCCAAGGGAACGCCGGTGGCCCTGCGCGACGAGGCCGAGGCCCGGGCCGCGCTCGTCTCCCCCGAGGAGGTGGAGGCCTTCGAGCTGTGCCGGCTCGTGGCGCGGATGCAGGAGCCGGGGGACAAGCGGCGGTTGCTCGTCCAGGCGTTGAAGCTGCTCGAGCACCATCCCCGGCTGGTGTTCGAGACGAAGCTGGAGACACCGCTGCGGGTGCGCTCCGCGCCGCTCGGCTTCGCCATCGAGGAGGGCGAGGAGGCGGTGGAGGGGCTCCGGGTGCGCCCCACCTTCGGGGGCGAGCCGGTGTCCCTGCGCATCCTGCACGGGTTGATGGTGGGGCGGGCGCCGCTGCCCTGGCTGTACGTGGAGCGCGAGTTGCCGCGGGTGACGCTGGTGTCCGCCTCGCCCGAGGCCCTGGCGGTGTTGGAGCCGGTGGCGGAGTACGGAGGGCGGTTGCCCGCCTCGTCGCGCGCGGCGCTGCTGCAGCGGCTCGGCGGGGTGGAGGCGGCCGTGCCCGTGTCGCTTCCTCCGTCCCTGGAGGCGCGCGAGGTCCCCGCCGTGCCCGGGCTGTTGCTGCGTCTGCGGCCCACGGGAGGCGAGACGTTGGAGGGCTCGCTGCTCGTCCGGCCCCTGCCCGAGGCTCCACCGCTGGTGCCGGGTGAGGGCGTGGACGTCGTCCGGGGCCTGCGGGGCACGGAGCGGGTGCGGGCGCGGAGGAACCTGGAGGCCGAGCGCGCCGAGGCGGCCGCGTTGCTGGAGCGGCTGGGGCTGCCAGTGGAGACGCACGGCCACTTCACCCTGGAGGGCCCGGAGGCGGCGCTTGGCTTCCTCGAGCGGCTGGAGCCCCTGATGGGCCCCATGCTGCGCGTGGAGTGGGAGGAGCGGCCGTGGAGCGTGGTGCGCTCGCCGGATGCACAGGGCCTCAAGGTGGAGGTGCACCGGGAGCACGACTGGTTCGGCGTGCGGGGCGGCGTGGAGCTGGAAGGGGAGCGCGTGGAGCTGGCCGTGCTGCTGGATGCGCTGCGGCGTGGGCACCGCTACGTGGCGCTGGCGCCGGGACGCTGGATGCGGCTCACCGAGGCCCTGCGCGAGCAGCTCACGCCCCTGGCGGACCTGGCGCACCCTTCCCATGGCAAGTGGGAGGTGAGCGCGGCGGCGGCGTCCACGCTGGACGGGCTGGCCGAAGCGGGTGCCACGGTCGAGGCCCCGCCGGACTGGCGCCACCTGGCCGGACGCATCCGCGAGGCCCAGAAGATGAAGGTGCCGGTGCCCGCGGCCCTGAAGGCCCGGCTGCGCGACTACCAGCGCGAGGGCTTCGTCTGGATGGCGCGGCTGGCGGCCTGGGGTGGGGGCGGGTGCCTCGCGGACGACATGGGGCTGGGCAAGACGCTGCAGGCGCTCGCGCTGCTGTTGCACCGCGCGGAGGTGGGCCCGGCGCTGGTGGTGGCGCCCACCTCGGTGTGCTTCAACTGGCTGCGCGAGGCGGCGCGCTTCGCTCCCTCGCTGAAGGTGCAGGGCTACCGCGAGGCGGAGCGCGAGGAGCTGCTCTCCGGCCTGGGCGCGGGGGACGTGGTGGTGGTGAGCTACACGCTGCTGATGCGCGAGGCCGAGCGCTTCTCCGAGGTGTCCTTCGCCACGCTGGTGCTGGACGAGGCGCAGGCGGTGAAGAATCCGGACACGGCGCGGGCGAAGGCGGTGCGGGCGCTGAAGGCCGAGGCGCGCATCGCCCTGTCGGGCACGCCGGTGGAGAACCGGCTGTCGGAGCTGTGGAGCCTGTACCGGCTCGTCTTCCCGGGGCTGCTGGGCAGCCGCGAGTCCTTCCGGACGCGCTTCGCCGGGCCCATCGAGCGGACGAAGGATCCGGAGGCGCGCGCGGCGCTGGCGCGGGTGGTGCGGCCCTTCCTGCTGCGGCGCACCAAGGGCGAGGTGGCGCGCGAGCTGCCCGCCCGCGTGGAGACGGTGGTGCCCATCACCCTCTCCGAGGGCGAGCGGCGGCTGTATGAGGACACGCGGCTGGCGGCGCTGGCGCGGCTGGCGGACGCGAAGGGCCCGAAGAAGCGCTTCGAGGTGCTGGCGGCGCTCACTCGGCTGCGGCTGGCGGCCTGTCACCCGAGGCTGGTGGACGGGGACTCGCCGCTGCCGTCCTCGAAGCTGGAGCGCCTGGTGGAGGTGGTGGAGGCGGTGCGGGCCGGGGGAGGGCGGGCGCTCGTCTTCAGCCAGTTCGTCAAGCACCTGGCGCTGGTGCGCGAGGCGCTGGAGGCGCGGGGCGTGCCGCTGCAATACCTGGACGGCCAGACGCCCGCGGCCGAGCGGGAGACGCGGGTGGCGGCCTTCCAGCGGGGAGAGGGGGACGTCTTCCTCATCTCGCTCAAGGCGGGGGGCACGGGCCTCAACCTCACCGCGGCGGACCACGTACTGCACCTGGATCCCTGGTGGAACCCGGCGGTGGAGGATCAGGCCACGGACCGGGCGCACCGCATCGGCCAGACGAAGCCCGTCACGGTGACGCGCCTCATCTCCGAGGGCACCATCGAGGAGGCCATCCTCGCGCTGCACGAGGAGAAGCGGGACCTGGCCAACAGCCTGCTGTCCGAGGCGGATGGAGCGGCGGCGCTCTCCACCGAGCAGCTGCTCGGGTTGCTGCGCTACGGGGCCGAGGGGGAGGCCTCCGCCGGGGACGAGCACCCCGCGCGGCCGGCCCGGGCTCAGCGGGGCGCGGCGGAGCGGGGCCTGTCACCGGGGTGA
- a CDS encoding carboxypeptidase regulatory-like domain-containing protein: protein MDRKRTLGLLAIVLVLLGALLLVLRGRGGEQEPQAPRTGSTAASTAAPTQTAKETPPRPKPAHTATALPTRLVPATYAERSTEANGAFEGRVISATTGEGVEGAELTFAGSGGATSARTDAGGRFRFVPYTAGTWQLAVVTARGYLPFGPEWGQSPIRFTAVPGQRISDIVLALTPEVELLGRVEGADGQPVAGARVRVLTGRGGESVLFPTSDRYTSDARGEFRFHGPEGAIVEARHPAHASARAEVTSATLLARRLVLKLGGHEGTEATPPGDASLAGRVVDGSGRAVAGALVSVTSAASAWPRLYGDALGYEQVTDEEGRFTVEGLEPGSYDVTARLMGLSPGELRDVAPGRKDLVLTLGQGARLVGTVRDAATGKPMSSFTLAVLTKRGPLQRVPFAQLSFIDARGHYELAGVPAGSYVVQVAAYGYAPSETHVEVPRNTLGTVTADVSLGRGAKMTGRVVEEGSNLPLERARIAVEGMSGEGALSVRYDALTDAEGHFTLEGLPTGQLSLYVSAEGHHSRIISGIRVGPEATAPQVLELRKTEEGEEPQLDMVGIGAVLAPREDALVVGQVFPGGGAAEAGLVTGDGIVRIDGRPVVELGFPEAIQSIRGVENSKLVLGVRKASAPGTEGSPAPIVDLTVTRRRIRK, encoded by the coding sequence ATGGATCGGAAGCGCACACTCGGGTTGCTCGCCATCGTGCTGGTGCTGCTGGGAGCCCTGCTGCTCGTGCTCCGGGGACGAGGGGGGGAGCAGGAGCCCCAGGCCCCGCGGACTGGAAGCACCGCGGCATCGACGGCCGCGCCCACCCAAACGGCAAAGGAAACACCACCGAGGCCCAAGCCCGCCCACACCGCGACGGCCCTGCCCACGCGGCTGGTGCCCGCGACGTACGCCGAGCGCTCGACCGAGGCGAATGGGGCCTTCGAGGGCCGTGTCATCTCGGCCACCACGGGAGAAGGCGTGGAGGGCGCGGAGCTGACGTTCGCGGGCTCGGGAGGCGCCACGTCCGCGCGCACGGATGCGGGGGGCCGGTTCCGCTTCGTCCCGTACACGGCGGGCACATGGCAGCTCGCGGTGGTGACGGCGCGGGGCTACCTGCCCTTCGGCCCCGAGTGGGGACAGAGTCCCATCCGCTTCACGGCCGTGCCGGGCCAGCGCATCTCGGACATCGTGCTCGCCCTGACGCCCGAGGTGGAGCTGCTGGGGCGGGTGGAGGGCGCGGACGGACAGCCGGTGGCGGGCGCGCGGGTGCGGGTGCTCACCGGCCGGGGCGGAGAGTCGGTGCTCTTCCCGACGTCGGACCGCTACACGTCGGATGCGCGCGGGGAGTTCCGCTTCCACGGCCCCGAGGGAGCCATCGTGGAGGCTCGCCACCCGGCCCACGCCTCCGCCCGGGCCGAGGTGACGTCCGCGACCCTGTTGGCGCGCCGGCTGGTGTTGAAGCTGGGCGGGCACGAGGGCACCGAGGCCACGCCCCCGGGCGACGCGTCCTTGGCGGGACGGGTGGTGGACGGAAGTGGAAGGGCCGTGGCGGGGGCGCTGGTGTCGGTGACGTCCGCCGCGAGCGCATGGCCCAGGCTGTATGGAGACGCGCTCGGCTACGAGCAGGTGACGGACGAGGAGGGACGCTTCACGGTGGAGGGCCTGGAGCCAGGGAGCTACGACGTCACCGCGAGGTTGATGGGGCTGTCGCCCGGGGAGCTCCGGGATGTGGCGCCGGGGAGGAAGGACCTGGTGCTGACGCTCGGGCAGGGAGCGAGGCTGGTGGGCACGGTGCGCGACGCGGCCACTGGCAAGCCCATGTCCTCCTTCACCCTGGCCGTGCTCACGAAGCGGGGGCCTCTCCAGCGCGTCCCCTTCGCGCAACTCTCGTTCATCGACGCGCGGGGCCACTACGAGCTGGCCGGAGTTCCCGCCGGAAGCTACGTGGTGCAGGTGGCCGCGTACGGCTACGCCCCGTCCGAGACCCACGTCGAGGTGCCGAGAAACACGTTGGGGACGGTGACGGCGGACGTCTCGCTCGGGCGCGGGGCGAAGATGACGGGGCGCGTGGTGGAGGAGGGCTCCAACCTGCCGCTGGAGCGCGCGCGCATCGCCGTCGAGGGCATGAGCGGGGAGGGCGCGCTGTCGGTGCGCTACGACGCCCTCACGGATGCGGAGGGCCACTTCACGCTGGAAGGGCTGCCCACGGGACAGCTGTCCCTGTACGTCTCCGCCGAGGGGCACCACAGCCGCATCATCTCGGGGATCCGCGTGGGCCCGGAGGCCACGGCGCCCCAGGTGCTCGAGCTGAGGAAGACGGAGGAAGGCGAGGAGCCGCAGCTGGACATGGTGGGCATTGGCGCGGTGCTGGCGCCGAGGGAGGACGCGCTGGTGGTGGGCCAGGTGTTCCCGGGAGGAGGCGCGGCCGAGGCGGGGCTCGTCACGGGGGACGGCATCGTGCGCATCGACGGACGCCCGGTGGTGGAGCTCGGCTTCCCGGAGGCCATCCAGAGCATCCGGGGCGTCGAGAACAGCAAGCTGGTGCTCGGGGTTCGCAAGGCCTCGGCGCCAGGCACCGAGGGGAGCCCCGCGCCCATCGTGGACCTCACCGTGACGCGGCGGCGCATCCGCAAGTAG
- a CDS encoding glutamate synthase subunit beta: protein MGKTTGFMEWQRVPAPKREKSERVGDSREFILPLSDEEAKRQAGRCMDCGVPFCQQGCPLGNPIPDFNDAVYRGKWKEAFLALSATNNFPEFTGRLCPAPCEAACVLGINQDAVTIEQMEKEIIERAFAEGWVRARPPSSRTGKRVAVVGSGPAGLAAAAQLNQAGHSVTVYERDDRPGGLLRYGIPDFKLEKAVLDRRLKLMEAEGVEFRCGVDVGREPGYAALREQYDAVVLAMGARKARELEVPGRELSGVVQAMDYLEHQNRVVSGLASLEPRLNAAGRRVLILGGGDTGSDCLGTALRQGAASVTQVELMPAPPKVRAEGNPWPRWPLIFRTSSSQEEGGAREFGLMTKKLVGENGQLRALHAVRVEVQREANGAPRLVEVPGSETVYEVDLLVLAMGFTGPDTGLLAEQLGTKLTPRGNVQVDAHFATSVDGVFCAGDASRGASLIVWALADGRETAKAVDTYLTREASALPTKGKDCAFG from the coding sequence ATGGGAAAGACGACTGGCTTCATGGAGTGGCAGCGCGTGCCCGCCCCCAAGCGCGAGAAGTCCGAGCGCGTGGGAGACTCGCGCGAGTTCATCCTGCCCCTGTCCGACGAGGAGGCGAAGCGGCAGGCGGGGCGGTGCATGGACTGTGGCGTTCCCTTCTGTCAGCAGGGCTGTCCGCTGGGCAATCCCATCCCGGACTTCAACGACGCGGTGTACCGGGGCAAGTGGAAGGAGGCCTTCCTCGCCCTGAGCGCCACCAACAACTTCCCCGAGTTCACCGGGCGGCTGTGCCCGGCGCCCTGCGAGGCCGCGTGCGTGCTGGGTATCAACCAGGACGCCGTCACCATCGAGCAGATGGAGAAGGAGATCATCGAGCGGGCCTTCGCCGAGGGCTGGGTGCGTGCGAGGCCTCCGTCGAGCCGCACGGGCAAGCGCGTGGCGGTGGTGGGCTCGGGGCCCGCGGGACTGGCGGCGGCGGCACAGCTCAACCAGGCGGGCCACAGCGTCACCGTGTACGAGCGGGATGATCGGCCCGGGGGCCTGCTGCGCTACGGGATTCCCGACTTCAAGCTGGAGAAGGCCGTGCTGGACCGGCGGCTGAAGCTGATGGAGGCCGAGGGCGTGGAGTTCCGCTGTGGCGTGGACGTGGGCCGCGAGCCGGGCTACGCCGCGCTGCGCGAGCAGTACGACGCCGTCGTGCTGGCCATGGGCGCGAGGAAGGCGCGGGAGCTCGAGGTGCCCGGGCGCGAGCTGTCCGGCGTGGTGCAGGCCATGGACTACCTGGAGCACCAGAACCGCGTGGTGTCGGGGCTGGCCTCGCTCGAGCCCCGGTTGAACGCGGCGGGCAGGCGGGTGCTGATTCTGGGTGGCGGTGACACGGGCTCGGATTGCCTGGGCACGGCGCTGCGCCAGGGCGCGGCGAGCGTGACGCAGGTGGAGCTGATGCCGGCTCCGCCCAAGGTGCGCGCCGAGGGCAACCCGTGGCCGCGCTGGCCGCTCATCTTCCGCACGTCGTCCAGCCAGGAGGAGGGCGGGGCGCGCGAGTTCGGGCTGATGACGAAGAAGCTCGTGGGTGAGAACGGGCAGCTGCGGGCGCTGCACGCGGTGCGGGTGGAGGTGCAGCGGGAGGCCAATGGTGCTCCCCGGCTGGTGGAGGTGCCCGGCTCCGAGACTGTCTACGAGGTGGACCTGCTGGTGCTGGCCATGGGCTTCACGGGGCCGGACACGGGGCTGCTGGCCGAGCAGCTCGGCACGAAGCTCACGCCGCGCGGCAACGTGCAGGTGGACGCGCACTTCGCCACGTCGGTGGACGGCGTGTTCTGCGCGGGTGACGCGAGCCGTGGGGCGAGCCTCATCGTCTGGGCCCTCGCGGATGGACGCGAGACGGCGAAGGCCGTGGACACGTACCTCACCCGCGAGGCCTCCGCGCTGCCTACGAAGGGCAAGGACTGCGCCTTCGGGTGA
- a CDS encoding glutathione S-transferase family protein, giving the protein MKVYGHPFSTCTRKVLTTLAEKGHEAQFVMVDLTKGEHKAPQYVAKHPFGVIPYFEDDGFTMYESRAIIRYLDAKLPGEKLTPSDLPSLGRMEQWLSVEQSYFSSSSMAIIMEMFFKPMSGGKPDMDKVNKGRDGTAKALDVVDRALMSQAYLAGDKFSLADICWMPYLQYLSATPHGTLITERPHVKSWWQRLSTRPSWKKVNG; this is encoded by the coding sequence ATGAAGGTCTACGGTCATCCGTTCAGCACTTGCACCCGCAAGGTGCTCACCACGCTCGCGGAGAAGGGCCACGAGGCCCAGTTCGTGATGGTGGATTTGACGAAGGGCGAGCACAAGGCGCCCCAGTACGTGGCGAAGCACCCCTTCGGCGTCATCCCCTACTTCGAGGATGACGGCTTCACCATGTACGAGTCGCGCGCCATCATCCGCTACCTCGACGCGAAGCTGCCGGGCGAGAAGCTCACCCCGAGCGATCTGCCCTCGCTCGGCCGCATGGAGCAGTGGCTCAGCGTCGAGCAGTCCTATTTCTCCTCGAGCAGCATGGCCATCATCATGGAGATGTTCTTCAAGCCCATGAGCGGTGGGAAGCCCGACATGGACAAGGTGAACAAGGGCCGTGACGGCACCGCCAAGGCGCTCGACGTCGTGGACCGCGCGCTCATGTCGCAGGCCTACCTCGCGGGCGACAAGTTCTCCCTCGCGGACATCTGCTGGATGCCCTACCTGCAGTACCTCTCGGCCACGCCCCACGGCACCCTCATCACCGAGCGTCCGCACGTGAAGTCGTGGTGGCAGCGCCTGAGCACCCGTCCCTCGTGGAAGAAGGTGAACGGCTAG